The following are encoded in a window of Spea bombifrons isolate aSpeBom1 chromosome 2, aSpeBom1.2.pri, whole genome shotgun sequence genomic DNA:
- the PCF11 gene encoding pre-mRNA cleavage complex 2 protein Pcf11 isoform X1, whose protein sequence is MAEADAREDACRDYQSSLEDLTFNSKPHINMLTILAEENVQFAKDIVSLIEAQIAKIAAAGGRERAGNLPPHGFGSFSRAQPAPTTEKLPVMYLMDSIVKNVGRDYLAAFAKILVSTFVNVFEKVDENTRKSLYKLRSTWDEIFPSKKLFALDVRVNSLDPAWPVKPLPPNVNTASIHVNPKFLNKSEEAPAVAAPPPSPAPPRPNNTETQKHLSQEQLIRQQLLVKQKQLLELQQKKLELELEQTKAQLASSISVPVKPHPAPEIHHLPTRAPHPTPANPEKTRVPGPPQPHEKPHDKSPVPTRDPRLVRVNQHSSHANQHSSHANQHSAHAKDQSHKKDAKSTSVSPTENKAAKPLSSEKPSFSKPEKPKSGEKPAKRETLQAELKRKSTTPSPLKAKIPHLKSQSAESPRDPELIRRDPRLRKHLGDKTDEKEGDAKEKRKSAEKKEDHKSTEHRPAGNRNKLVNGVAQKNESNADSDKTASKSGRVNNRVRSRSPLHSPKRRERRSPKRRQRSLSPIPSLLKIGKLRPPANKPSHAEDFPPNVRDERNKRSAKADARDGRRPKRTSEEKLPDPAAPLSNKPNSDPKENTDGWQGSKPSKRRCSWEENKTPQKDDHPLGNRSSYARHRDSWPGNNGVQSPRTPKQQPFLSVDANLKIPKELTSASKGELLQKANERLASGEITQDEFLVVAHQIRQLFQYQEEKQRCNVWDSPTAEGKGGARKKPLLSNAELTYYEHKARLRRTQVQHPLLGRDFSDSEYMDFPLDDLVPPGHEGEYGGRNEQFPERHRRMSPVPGARPHEEDAIIDGHRRHEERRELAKGLREKLPFNEPKRSRYEELDQAPFGDSPDLRLIGKEPNSKHGALLDEIRPMLDVPLRVPATRVDGAANKGFEEPSNISSLREGSPANASMQFEAASGGQAGPQCFEAMPVQPVDALFEPRGGSAIDGPMFEGGQNQVVAPNIPMGPQRLELSQGQPLGVQRFDGGQTLGPQRFEGAPGQPLGPQRFEGAVGPQRYGGSPRPPFLQQRFDGVQGPPMRFEQPMGFDNAGQSVGSVRFDGPPGPRFDQPPRFDHGPGPQPIMRFDAPMGQGGPRFEGGPRFDGAPRFDGVPINRFEGQPPLMSGFDMPHVQPCQRFEGPPRHQTQPRFDGPLQMQPRFDGPLSQRFDGHNQQMRFEMPIGHQRPPYDVNPPAIRQNAPPYGQTGPYPEHQNVFHGPSQGMPFQRQEQRFEMSQGPNFSAPAAPGFPNQVRPPGPYFDDKNPQGPQFGSFNNVPVGNLQPNQPFPTLGGMVQPALYNPEQTFAPPAQGPNAGVFANNQQAGAFPFPENHLGQVDVNELFSKLLSTGILKLSQSEASSQSTMESPEVVEPASQPPAADEEEDEPAEDNSVPDLTSFTMEDLKRRYDSIINRLYTGIQCYSCGMRFTKSQTDVYADHLDWHYRQNRTEKDVSRKITHRRWYYSLQDWIEFEEIADLEERAKSNFFEKVHEEVILKTQEAAKEKEFQSVVAGPAGSDELCDICQEQFEQYWDEEEEEWHLRNAMRVNDKIYHPSCYDDYKNTSSFLDNTPSPSKTLLENPLNAMLTLVKEEEPEPLPAVTVKEEPSEAPVTSCSESIPLLAEIKPEPAESDAPLH, encoded by the exons ATGGCCGAGGCGGACGCCCGGGAAGACGCGTGCAGGGATTACCAGTCCTCACTGGAGGACCTGACCTTCAACAGCAAGCCCCACATCAACATGCTGACCATCCTGGCCGAGGAGAACGTGCAGTTCGCCAAGGATATCGTCAGTCTTATCGAAGCGCAAATCGCCAAG ATTGCAGCCGCAGGTGGCCGGGAACGTGCCGGGAATCTGCCGCCTCATGGCTTTGGTTCATTCAGCAGAGCTCAGCCG gcTCCTACCACGGAGAAGCTTCCGGTCATGTACCTTATGGATTCCATTGTAAAAAACGTCGGGAGAGACTACCTCGCAGCCTTTGCTAAAATCCTAGTTTCTacgtttgtaaatgtttttgaaaag GTGGACGAAAACACTAGGAAAAGTTTGTATAAATTACGCTCGACTTGGGACGAGATTTTCCCCTCAAAGAAATTGTTTGCGCTTGATGTGAGAGTGAACTCCTTAGACCCGGCCTGGCCCGTCAAACCTCTGCCCCCCAACGTGAATACGGCTAGTATCCACGTTAACCCCAAATTCCTCAACAAA TCGGAAGAAGCGCCCGCGGTAGCCGCTCCTCCACCGAGCCCCGCGCCGCCTCGTCCCAATAACACCGAGACGCAGAAACATCTGTCTCAGGAGCAGCTCATCAGGCAGCAGCTGTTGGTGAAACAAAAGCAGTTATTGGAACTTCAACAGAAAAAGTTGGAGCTGGAACTAGAGCAGACAAAAGCCCAACTG gCAAGCAGCATTTCAGTGCCCGTGAAACCGCATCCCGCTCCGGAAATTCACCACCTCCCTACCAGAGCGCCTCACCCAACTCCGGCGAATCCGGAAAAGACCCGAGTCCCGGGACCACCCCAGCCTCACGAGAAACCCCATGACAAGTCTCCAGTGCCCACCAGAGACCCTCGTCTAGTAAGGGTGAACCAGCACTCGTCGCATGCCAACCAACACTCGTCGCATGCCAACCAGCATTCGGCGCATGCTAAAGATCAAAGTCACAAAAAAGACGCGAAGTCGACCTCCGTGAGTCCGACCGAGAATAAAGCTGCTAAACCTTTATCGAGCGAAAAACCGAGCTTCTCGAAACCAGAAAAGCCGAAATCGGGAGAAAAACCCGCAAAAAGAGAAACTCTGCAGGCAGAGCTGAAACGCAAGTCCACGACGCCGTCGCCTCTGAAAGCCAAAATACCGCACTTGAAGTCCCAGAGCGCGGAAAGCCCCAGGGACCCTGAATTAATTAGACGAGATCCGAGATTGCGGAAACACCTCGGCGATAAAACGGACGAGAAAGAGGGAGACGCGAAGGAGAAAAGGAAAAGCGCGGAGAAGAAAGAGGATCACAAGTCCACAGAGCACCGGCCCGCCGGAAACCGGAATAAACTTGTAAACGGGGTCGCGCAGAAAAACGAATCGAATGCTGACTCCGATAAAACGGCCTCAAAATCCGGGCGAGTGAACAACCGAGTTAGGTCACGATCTCCGCTGCATTCCCCCAAGCGACGGGAGAGAAGGTCTCCTAAGAGGCGACAGCGGAGCCTATCTCCGATTCCTTCTCTGCTAAAAATAGGCAAGCTGCGTCCTCCCGCCAATAAACCGTCTCACGCCGAAGACTTCCCGCCAAACGTGCGCGACGAAAGAAATAAAAGGAGCGCCAAAGCAGACGCTCGCGACGGCAGGCGGCCAAAGAGGACCTCCGAGGAAAAGCTGCCGGATCCCGCCGCTCCGCTTTCCAACAAGCCCAATTCTGACCCGAAAGAGAATACCGACGGATGGCAGGGGTCAAAGCCTAGCAAGCGGAGGTGTAGCTGGGAGGAAAATAAAAC TCCGCAGAAAGATGACCACCCGCTGGGTAACAGGAGCTCGTACGCGAGACACAGAGATAGCTGGCCCGGTAATAACGGCGTGCAGTCTCCCCGGACGCCAAAGCAACAACCTTTCTTAAGTGTCGACGCCAACCTAAAGATTCCGAAGGAGTTGACGAGCGCGAGTAAAGGAGAGCTGCTCCAAAAG GCGAACGAGAGGTTGGCGTCCGGAGAAATAACACAAGATGAGTTCCTTGTCGTCGCTCACCAGATTCGTCAGCTCTTTCAATATCAAGAAGAAAAGCAGAGATGTAATGTGTGGGATAGTCCCACGGCGGAGGGCAAAGGGGGGGCGCGCAAAAAGCCTCTCCTCTCCAACGCCGAGCTGACCTACTATGAGCACAAAGCCAGACTGAGACGGACGCAAGTTCAGCATCCCCTCCTGGGGCGCGATTTCTCCGACTCGGAATATATGGATTTCCCGCTCGATGACTTGGTTCCTCCGGGGCATGAAGGTGAATATGGCGGAAGAAACGAACAGTTTCCAGAGAGACACAGGCGCATGTCTCCGGTACCGGGCGCAAGGCCACATGAAGAGGACGCGATTATCGACGGTCACCGAAGACACGAGGAACGGCGAGAGCTCGCCAAAG GATTACGAGAGAAACTACCTTTCAACGAGCCTAAGAGATCCCGGTATGAGGAATTGGATCAGGCGCCTTTCGGCGACAGCCCGGATTTGAGACTGATTGGGAAAGAGCCTAATTCCAAACATGGCGCTTTACTTGATGAAATAAGACCAATGCTCGATGTCCCACTAAGGGTGCCTGCTACCAGGGTGGATGGAGCCGCGAATAAAGGTTTTGAAGAGCCTTCAAATATATCCAGCCTTAGAGAGGGTTCTCCTGCAAACGCGTCTATGCAGTTTGAAGCCGCATCGGGGGGCCAGGCTGGACCTCAGTGTTTTGAAGCGATGCCTGTGCAGCCGGTTGATGCACTTTTTGAGCCCAGAGGAGGCAGCGCAATTGATGGCCCGATGTTTGAAGGTGGACAGAACCAAGTAGTTGCCCCTAACATCCCTATGGGCCCTCAAAGATTAGAACTTTCGCAAGGTCAACCTTTAGGCGTGCAGAGATTTGATGGAGGGCAGACGTTAGGCCCTCAGCGGTTTGAAGGTGCTCCTGGGCAGCCGTTGGGCCCTCAGCGATTTGAAGGTGCCGTAGGCCCGCAGAGGTACGGCGGATCACCAAGGCCACCATTCTTGCAGCAAAGATTCGATGGCGTGCAGGGCCCACCAATGAGATTTGAACAACCAATGGGATTTGACAATGCTGGACAGTCGGTGGGTTCAGTGCGGTTTGATGGGCCTCCAGGACCGAGATTTGATCAGCCTCCAAGGTTCGACCATGGACCTGGTCCGCAACCTATAATGAGATTTGATGCACCGATGGGGCAAGGTGGTCCTCGGTTTGAGGGGGGTCCAAGATTTGACGGAGCTCCAAGATTCGATGGCGTGCCCATTAATAGATTTGAGGGTCAACCACCCCTCATGTCAGGATTTGATATGCCGCATGTGCAACCTTGCCAGCGATTTGAAGGACCTCCACGACATCAGACACAGCCCAGGTTTGACGGGCCTCTGCAAATGCAGCCACGTTTCGATGGACCTCTGTCTCAAAGGTTTGATGGACATAACCAACAGATGCGGTTTGAAATGCCTATTGGCCACCAAAGGCCACCGTATGATGTAAATCCACCTGCTATCAGGCAAAACGCGCCGCCTTACGGTCAGACCGGTCCTTATCCTGAACATCAAAACGTGTTTCATGGACCCTCTCAAGGAATGCCGTTCCAAAGACAAGAGCAGCGCTTTGAGATGTCTCAGGGTCCGAACTTCTCCGCTCCAGCCGCTCCTGGTTTTCCTAACCAGGTCAGGCCGCCGGGACCGTATTTTGATGACAAAAATCCTCAAGGGCCTCAGTTCGGCAGCTTTAACAACGTGCCGGTGGGAAACTTGCAACCAAATCAGCCG TTCCCGACTCTAGGAGGAATGGTGCAGCCGGCCCTTTACAATCCCGAGCAGACATTCGCGCCTCCGGCACAAGGACCGAATGCAGGAGTGTTTGCCAACAACCAGCAGG CCGGCGCGTTTCCCTTTCCGGAGAATCACTTGGGTCAGGTTGATGTTAACGAGCTCTTCTCCAAGCTCTTGTCGACCGGAATCCTTAAGCTGTCGCAGAGTGAAGCTTCGAGTC AATCAACGATGGAGTCGCCTGAAGTGGTGGAGCCGGCTTCACAGCCGCCTGCTGCtgatgaagaggaggatgaGCCCGCAGAGGACAACAGTGTTCCCGATCTGACGTCTTTTACCATGGAAGATTTGAAGCG CCGATACGACAGTATTATTAACCGCCTGTACACCGGAATCCAGTGCTACTCATGCGGGATGCGCTTCACAAAGTCTCAGACGGACGTGTACGCCGATCACCTGGACTGGCATTACCGGCAGAACCGAACCGAGAAAGACGTCAGCAGGAAAATAACCCACCGCCGCTGGTACTACAGTCTGCAG gACTGGATTGAATTTGAGGAAATTGCAGATTTGGAGGAGAGGGCCAAGAGCAACTTTTTTGAAAAGGTACACGAGGAGGTCATCTTAAAAACTCAAGAAGCTGCCAAAGAAAAGGAGTTCCAGAGCGTGGTGGCCGGACCCGCAGGGTCTGACGAG CTTTGTGACATCTGTCAGGAGCAGTTTGAGCAGTACTgggatgaagaggaggaggaatggcACCTCAGAAACGCCATGCGCGTCAACGACAAG ATTTATCACCCTTCGTGCTACGATGATTATAAAAAC ACGTCGTCGTTTTTGGATAACACGCCATCGCCTAGTAAAACTCTGCTGGAAAACCCGCTCAATGCCATGCTAACCTTGGTGAAGGAGGAAGAGCCGGAGCCTTTGCCGGCCGTCACCGTGAAGGAAGAGCCATCGGAGGCGCCCGTCACGAGCTGCAGCGAAAGCATCCCGCTCCTCGCCGAAATCAAACCGGAGCCCGCCGAGTCCGACGCGCCGCTGCATTAG
- the PCF11 gene encoding pre-mRNA cleavage complex 2 protein Pcf11 isoform X2, with product MAEADAREDACRDYQSSLEDLTFNSKPHINMLTILAEENVQFAKDIVSLIEAQIAKAPTTEKLPVMYLMDSIVKNVGRDYLAAFAKILVSTFVNVFEKVDENTRKSLYKLRSTWDEIFPSKKLFALDVRVNSLDPAWPVKPLPPNVNTASIHVNPKFLNKSEEAPAVAAPPPSPAPPRPNNTETQKHLSQEQLIRQQLLVKQKQLLELQQKKLELELEQTKAQLASSISVPVKPHPAPEIHHLPTRAPHPTPANPEKTRVPGPPQPHEKPHDKSPVPTRDPRLVRVNQHSSHANQHSSHANQHSAHAKDQSHKKDAKSTSVSPTENKAAKPLSSEKPSFSKPEKPKSGEKPAKRETLQAELKRKSTTPSPLKAKIPHLKSQSAESPRDPELIRRDPRLRKHLGDKTDEKEGDAKEKRKSAEKKEDHKSTEHRPAGNRNKLVNGVAQKNESNADSDKTASKSGRVNNRVRSRSPLHSPKRRERRSPKRRQRSLSPIPSLLKIGKLRPPANKPSHAEDFPPNVRDERNKRSAKADARDGRRPKRTSEEKLPDPAAPLSNKPNSDPKENTDGWQGSKPSKRRCSWEENKTPQKDDHPLGNRSSYARHRDSWPGNNGVQSPRTPKQQPFLSVDANLKIPKELTSASKGELLQKANERLASGEITQDEFLVVAHQIRQLFQYQEEKQRCNVWDSPTAEGKGGARKKPLLSNAELTYYEHKARLRRTQVQHPLLGRDFSDSEYMDFPLDDLVPPGHEGEYGGRNEQFPERHRRMSPVPGARPHEEDAIIDGHRRHEERRELAKGLREKLPFNEPKRSRYEELDQAPFGDSPDLRLIGKEPNSKHGALLDEIRPMLDVPLRVPATRVDGAANKGFEEPSNISSLREGSPANASMQFEAASGGQAGPQCFEAMPVQPVDALFEPRGGSAIDGPMFEGGQNQVVAPNIPMGPQRLELSQGQPLGVQRFDGGQTLGPQRFEGAPGQPLGPQRFEGAVGPQRYGGSPRPPFLQQRFDGVQGPPMRFEQPMGFDNAGQSVGSVRFDGPPGPRFDQPPRFDHGPGPQPIMRFDAPMGQGGPRFEGGPRFDGAPRFDGVPINRFEGQPPLMSGFDMPHVQPCQRFEGPPRHQTQPRFDGPLQMQPRFDGPLSQRFDGHNQQMRFEMPIGHQRPPYDVNPPAIRQNAPPYGQTGPYPEHQNVFHGPSQGMPFQRQEQRFEMSQGPNFSAPAAPGFPNQVRPPGPYFDDKNPQGPQFGSFNNVPVGNLQPNQPFPTLGGMVQPALYNPEQTFAPPAQGPNAGVFANNQQAGAFPFPENHLGQVDVNELFSKLLSTGILKLSQSEASSQSTMESPEVVEPASQPPAADEEEDEPAEDNSVPDLTSFTMEDLKRRYDSIINRLYTGIQCYSCGMRFTKSQTDVYADHLDWHYRQNRTEKDVSRKITHRRWYYSLQDWIEFEEIADLEERAKSNFFEKVHEEVILKTQEAAKEKEFQSVVAGPAGSDELCDICQEQFEQYWDEEEEEWHLRNAMRVNDKIYHPSCYDDYKNTSSFLDNTPSPSKTLLENPLNAMLTLVKEEEPEPLPAVTVKEEPSEAPVTSCSESIPLLAEIKPEPAESDAPLH from the exons ATGGCCGAGGCGGACGCCCGGGAAGACGCGTGCAGGGATTACCAGTCCTCACTGGAGGACCTGACCTTCAACAGCAAGCCCCACATCAACATGCTGACCATCCTGGCCGAGGAGAACGTGCAGTTCGCCAAGGATATCGTCAGTCTTATCGAAGCGCAAATCGCCAAG gcTCCTACCACGGAGAAGCTTCCGGTCATGTACCTTATGGATTCCATTGTAAAAAACGTCGGGAGAGACTACCTCGCAGCCTTTGCTAAAATCCTAGTTTCTacgtttgtaaatgtttttgaaaag GTGGACGAAAACACTAGGAAAAGTTTGTATAAATTACGCTCGACTTGGGACGAGATTTTCCCCTCAAAGAAATTGTTTGCGCTTGATGTGAGAGTGAACTCCTTAGACCCGGCCTGGCCCGTCAAACCTCTGCCCCCCAACGTGAATACGGCTAGTATCCACGTTAACCCCAAATTCCTCAACAAA TCGGAAGAAGCGCCCGCGGTAGCCGCTCCTCCACCGAGCCCCGCGCCGCCTCGTCCCAATAACACCGAGACGCAGAAACATCTGTCTCAGGAGCAGCTCATCAGGCAGCAGCTGTTGGTGAAACAAAAGCAGTTATTGGAACTTCAACAGAAAAAGTTGGAGCTGGAACTAGAGCAGACAAAAGCCCAACTG gCAAGCAGCATTTCAGTGCCCGTGAAACCGCATCCCGCTCCGGAAATTCACCACCTCCCTACCAGAGCGCCTCACCCAACTCCGGCGAATCCGGAAAAGACCCGAGTCCCGGGACCACCCCAGCCTCACGAGAAACCCCATGACAAGTCTCCAGTGCCCACCAGAGACCCTCGTCTAGTAAGGGTGAACCAGCACTCGTCGCATGCCAACCAACACTCGTCGCATGCCAACCAGCATTCGGCGCATGCTAAAGATCAAAGTCACAAAAAAGACGCGAAGTCGACCTCCGTGAGTCCGACCGAGAATAAAGCTGCTAAACCTTTATCGAGCGAAAAACCGAGCTTCTCGAAACCAGAAAAGCCGAAATCGGGAGAAAAACCCGCAAAAAGAGAAACTCTGCAGGCAGAGCTGAAACGCAAGTCCACGACGCCGTCGCCTCTGAAAGCCAAAATACCGCACTTGAAGTCCCAGAGCGCGGAAAGCCCCAGGGACCCTGAATTAATTAGACGAGATCCGAGATTGCGGAAACACCTCGGCGATAAAACGGACGAGAAAGAGGGAGACGCGAAGGAGAAAAGGAAAAGCGCGGAGAAGAAAGAGGATCACAAGTCCACAGAGCACCGGCCCGCCGGAAACCGGAATAAACTTGTAAACGGGGTCGCGCAGAAAAACGAATCGAATGCTGACTCCGATAAAACGGCCTCAAAATCCGGGCGAGTGAACAACCGAGTTAGGTCACGATCTCCGCTGCATTCCCCCAAGCGACGGGAGAGAAGGTCTCCTAAGAGGCGACAGCGGAGCCTATCTCCGATTCCTTCTCTGCTAAAAATAGGCAAGCTGCGTCCTCCCGCCAATAAACCGTCTCACGCCGAAGACTTCCCGCCAAACGTGCGCGACGAAAGAAATAAAAGGAGCGCCAAAGCAGACGCTCGCGACGGCAGGCGGCCAAAGAGGACCTCCGAGGAAAAGCTGCCGGATCCCGCCGCTCCGCTTTCCAACAAGCCCAATTCTGACCCGAAAGAGAATACCGACGGATGGCAGGGGTCAAAGCCTAGCAAGCGGAGGTGTAGCTGGGAGGAAAATAAAAC TCCGCAGAAAGATGACCACCCGCTGGGTAACAGGAGCTCGTACGCGAGACACAGAGATAGCTGGCCCGGTAATAACGGCGTGCAGTCTCCCCGGACGCCAAAGCAACAACCTTTCTTAAGTGTCGACGCCAACCTAAAGATTCCGAAGGAGTTGACGAGCGCGAGTAAAGGAGAGCTGCTCCAAAAG GCGAACGAGAGGTTGGCGTCCGGAGAAATAACACAAGATGAGTTCCTTGTCGTCGCTCACCAGATTCGTCAGCTCTTTCAATATCAAGAAGAAAAGCAGAGATGTAATGTGTGGGATAGTCCCACGGCGGAGGGCAAAGGGGGGGCGCGCAAAAAGCCTCTCCTCTCCAACGCCGAGCTGACCTACTATGAGCACAAAGCCAGACTGAGACGGACGCAAGTTCAGCATCCCCTCCTGGGGCGCGATTTCTCCGACTCGGAATATATGGATTTCCCGCTCGATGACTTGGTTCCTCCGGGGCATGAAGGTGAATATGGCGGAAGAAACGAACAGTTTCCAGAGAGACACAGGCGCATGTCTCCGGTACCGGGCGCAAGGCCACATGAAGAGGACGCGATTATCGACGGTCACCGAAGACACGAGGAACGGCGAGAGCTCGCCAAAG GATTACGAGAGAAACTACCTTTCAACGAGCCTAAGAGATCCCGGTATGAGGAATTGGATCAGGCGCCTTTCGGCGACAGCCCGGATTTGAGACTGATTGGGAAAGAGCCTAATTCCAAACATGGCGCTTTACTTGATGAAATAAGACCAATGCTCGATGTCCCACTAAGGGTGCCTGCTACCAGGGTGGATGGAGCCGCGAATAAAGGTTTTGAAGAGCCTTCAAATATATCCAGCCTTAGAGAGGGTTCTCCTGCAAACGCGTCTATGCAGTTTGAAGCCGCATCGGGGGGCCAGGCTGGACCTCAGTGTTTTGAAGCGATGCCTGTGCAGCCGGTTGATGCACTTTTTGAGCCCAGAGGAGGCAGCGCAATTGATGGCCCGATGTTTGAAGGTGGACAGAACCAAGTAGTTGCCCCTAACATCCCTATGGGCCCTCAAAGATTAGAACTTTCGCAAGGTCAACCTTTAGGCGTGCAGAGATTTGATGGAGGGCAGACGTTAGGCCCTCAGCGGTTTGAAGGTGCTCCTGGGCAGCCGTTGGGCCCTCAGCGATTTGAAGGTGCCGTAGGCCCGCAGAGGTACGGCGGATCACCAAGGCCACCATTCTTGCAGCAAAGATTCGATGGCGTGCAGGGCCCACCAATGAGATTTGAACAACCAATGGGATTTGACAATGCTGGACAGTCGGTGGGTTCAGTGCGGTTTGATGGGCCTCCAGGACCGAGATTTGATCAGCCTCCAAGGTTCGACCATGGACCTGGTCCGCAACCTATAATGAGATTTGATGCACCGATGGGGCAAGGTGGTCCTCGGTTTGAGGGGGGTCCAAGATTTGACGGAGCTCCAAGATTCGATGGCGTGCCCATTAATAGATTTGAGGGTCAACCACCCCTCATGTCAGGATTTGATATGCCGCATGTGCAACCTTGCCAGCGATTTGAAGGACCTCCACGACATCAGACACAGCCCAGGTTTGACGGGCCTCTGCAAATGCAGCCACGTTTCGATGGACCTCTGTCTCAAAGGTTTGATGGACATAACCAACAGATGCGGTTTGAAATGCCTATTGGCCACCAAAGGCCACCGTATGATGTAAATCCACCTGCTATCAGGCAAAACGCGCCGCCTTACGGTCAGACCGGTCCTTATCCTGAACATCAAAACGTGTTTCATGGACCCTCTCAAGGAATGCCGTTCCAAAGACAAGAGCAGCGCTTTGAGATGTCTCAGGGTCCGAACTTCTCCGCTCCAGCCGCTCCTGGTTTTCCTAACCAGGTCAGGCCGCCGGGACCGTATTTTGATGACAAAAATCCTCAAGGGCCTCAGTTCGGCAGCTTTAACAACGTGCCGGTGGGAAACTTGCAACCAAATCAGCCG TTCCCGACTCTAGGAGGAATGGTGCAGCCGGCCCTTTACAATCCCGAGCAGACATTCGCGCCTCCGGCACAAGGACCGAATGCAGGAGTGTTTGCCAACAACCAGCAGG CCGGCGCGTTTCCCTTTCCGGAGAATCACTTGGGTCAGGTTGATGTTAACGAGCTCTTCTCCAAGCTCTTGTCGACCGGAATCCTTAAGCTGTCGCAGAGTGAAGCTTCGAGTC AATCAACGATGGAGTCGCCTGAAGTGGTGGAGCCGGCTTCACAGCCGCCTGCTGCtgatgaagaggaggatgaGCCCGCAGAGGACAACAGTGTTCCCGATCTGACGTCTTTTACCATGGAAGATTTGAAGCG CCGATACGACAGTATTATTAACCGCCTGTACACCGGAATCCAGTGCTACTCATGCGGGATGCGCTTCACAAAGTCTCAGACGGACGTGTACGCCGATCACCTGGACTGGCATTACCGGCAGAACCGAACCGAGAAAGACGTCAGCAGGAAAATAACCCACCGCCGCTGGTACTACAGTCTGCAG gACTGGATTGAATTTGAGGAAATTGCAGATTTGGAGGAGAGGGCCAAGAGCAACTTTTTTGAAAAGGTACACGAGGAGGTCATCTTAAAAACTCAAGAAGCTGCCAAAGAAAAGGAGTTCCAGAGCGTGGTGGCCGGACCCGCAGGGTCTGACGAG CTTTGTGACATCTGTCAGGAGCAGTTTGAGCAGTACTgggatgaagaggaggaggaatggcACCTCAGAAACGCCATGCGCGTCAACGACAAG ATTTATCACCCTTCGTGCTACGATGATTATAAAAAC ACGTCGTCGTTTTTGGATAACACGCCATCGCCTAGTAAAACTCTGCTGGAAAACCCGCTCAATGCCATGCTAACCTTGGTGAAGGAGGAAGAGCCGGAGCCTTTGCCGGCCGTCACCGTGAAGGAAGAGCCATCGGAGGCGCCCGTCACGAGCTGCAGCGAAAGCATCCCGCTCCTCGCCGAAATCAAACCGGAGCCCGCCGAGTCCGACGCGCCGCTGCATTAG